Proteins from a genomic interval of Methanococcoides sp. AM1:
- the pyrG gene encoding glutamine hydrolyzing CTP synthase translates to MKYIIVTGGVMSGLGKGITTASVGRNLKNKGYNVTAIKIDPYINIDAGTMSPYQHGEVYVLKDGGEVDLDLGNYERFLDTELTRDHNLTTGKIYEAVINKERRGEYLGKTVQIIPHITNEIKDRIRRIAAKSGADVCLIEVGGTVGDIESMPFLEALRQMYREESPEDIAFLHVTLVPMDSQGDQKTKPTQHSVKELRELGLTPHVIVARCKTALMEGTRSKIALFCDVPVEAVISAHDSADIYEVPLQLEREGLSNFLLKKLDLKSTLGDTKWEEMVQRMNNSTGKVKVAIVGKYTHLEDSYISIVESLKHGAIGSGCKFDITWFDAEAFDDDPKAVEDLVGFDGILVPGGFGERGTEGKILSIKFARENNIPYLGLCLGMQLAVIEFARNVVGLEGANSSEFNEATPYPVIDLLPEQENVVDMGATMRLGDYEATLKEGSLAENIYGESTIIERHRHRYEVNPNYVDRIEEAGMIFSGKNKNRMEIAEVPANDFYFASQFHPEFRSRPGRPSPPFKAFMDAMLKKSKERKD, encoded by the coding sequence ATGAAATATATCATCGTCACCGGTGGAGTTATGAGTGGTCTGGGGAAAGGGATCACCACAGCATCTGTCGGCAGAAATCTAAAAAATAAAGGTTACAATGTTACGGCCATAAAGATCGACCCTTACATCAATATTGATGCAGGTACCATGAGTCCTTATCAGCACGGCGAGGTCTATGTTCTGAAAGACGGCGGCGAAGTTGATCTTGACCTTGGAAATTATGAACGTTTCCTTGATACTGAACTTACAAGGGATCACAACCTGACAACCGGTAAGATCTATGAGGCAGTCATAAACAAAGAGCGCAGAGGAGAGTATCTTGGTAAGACCGTACAGATCATTCCTCACATAACCAATGAGATAAAGGACCGCATACGCAGGATAGCAGCAAAGAGTGGTGCAGATGTCTGTCTCATTGAGGTTGGAGGTACTGTTGGTGATATCGAGAGCATGCCATTCCTTGAAGCATTGAGGCAAATGTACAGGGAAGAGTCTCCTGAGGACATTGCATTCCTTCATGTGACCCTGGTACCTATGGATTCACAGGGTGACCAGAAAACAAAACCTACACAGCATTCTGTTAAAGAGCTAAGGGAATTGGGTCTAACTCCGCATGTGATCGTTGCAAGATGTAAAACTGCACTTATGGAAGGCACCCGTTCCAAGATCGCTCTTTTCTGTGATGTTCCGGTGGAAGCGGTCATCAGTGCCCACGATTCTGCTGACATCTATGAGGTTCCGCTCCAGCTGGAGAGGGAAGGTCTCAGTAATTTCCTTTTAAAGAAACTTGATCTTAAATCCACTCTGGGAGATACAAAGTGGGAAGAGATGGTTCAGAGGATGAACAACTCAACCGGTAAGGTTAAGGTTGCAATTGTCGGAAAATACACCCACCTTGAAGATTCCTACATTAGTATTGTGGAATCTCTTAAACACGGTGCTATTGGGTCTGGTTGCAAGTTCGATATAACATGGTTCGACGCAGAAGCCTTTGATGATGATCCGAAAGCTGTTGAAGATCTGGTTGGTTTTGATGGAATACTTGTTCCGGGCGGATTCGGGGAACGTGGTACTGAGGGCAAGATCCTCTCTATCAAATTTGCAAGGGAGAACAATATACCTTACCTTGGACTCTGTCTTGGTATGCAGCTTGCAGTGATCGAGTTTGCAAGGAATGTAGTTGGACTTGAAGGTGCAAACAGTAGCGAATTTAATGAAGCTACGCCTTATCCGGTTATAGACCTGCTTCCTGAGCAGGAAAATGTGGTTGATATGGGTGCAACAATGCGTCTTGGTGACTATGAAGCTACCCTCAAGGAAGGTTCACTTGCAGAGAATATCTATGGTGAAAGTACCATTATCGAGCGTCACAGGCACAGGTATGAGGTAAATCCGAACTATGTTGATCGTATTGAGGAAGCTGGTATGATCTTCTCCGGGAAGAACAAGAACAGGATGGAGATCGCAGAGGTTCCTGCAAATGATTTCTATTTTGCATCCCAGTTCCATCCGGAATTCAGATCAAGACCCGGAAGGCCATCCCCGCCGTTCAAGGCATTTATGGATGCAATGCTTAAAAAGAGCAAGGAAAGAAAGGACTGA
- a CDS encoding methytransferase partner Trm112: MKKDLMDILACPICKGDLVLNISKEDEKEIISGTLYCSKCNEYFPIEDGIPNMLPPELRE; the protein is encoded by the coding sequence ATGAAGAAAGATCTCATGGATATTTTGGCATGTCCTATATGCAAAGGTGATCTTGTCCTGAATATCTCAAAAGAAGACGAAAAGGAAATCATCTCTGGAACACTCTATTGTTCGAAATGTAACGAGTATTTCCCTATTGAGGATGGTATCCCTAACATGCTCCCTCCTGAGCTGAGGGAATGA
- a CDS encoding nucleoside recognition domain-containing protein: MFDLLIRVLDFAFPIIITIFIGLFGTGFLIEMGLMQKFSRFTEPLFKHTHLPQSCASAFLVSLGSTVAANSMVVKIKDEGCLDERETMLCAILNSTPAYIREILTYQIPIVLPALGPVVGGFYVMVFILSAFVKVSVVIILSRIWFREHDCAVPKPEKAERPHVKDAIGKAFKKQKRLFTKIAVIYLTMTTLVFALRERGLFEMFSVLPLADIFGIPPESIIPLTTYVASPILGVSLLGPMISDGGISHLQAMIVLMLGSMFMLPIFSVRAIIPRYVSIFGPKIGLRIVAFSTGMSMLVRFILLIVLLSIARI; this comes from the coding sequence ATGTTCGATCTGCTTATAAGGGTGCTTGATTTTGCATTCCCTATAATAATTACTATATTTATAGGACTTTTTGGAACCGGCTTCCTTATTGAGATGGGACTTATGCAAAAGTTCTCACGGTTCACAGAACCTCTTTTCAAGCATACACACCTCCCACAATCCTGCGCATCTGCGTTCCTTGTATCACTGGGATCGACCGTCGCAGCGAATAGCATGGTTGTGAAGATCAAGGACGAAGGATGCCTTGATGAGCGTGAAACAATGCTTTGTGCGATCCTGAACAGCACGCCTGCGTACATAAGGGAGATATTGACCTACCAGATACCTATCGTGCTTCCTGCACTTGGTCCCGTGGTAGGCGGTTTTTATGTTATGGTCTTCATACTAAGTGCCTTCGTGAAGGTCTCTGTCGTTATCATCCTGAGCAGGATCTGGTTCAGGGAGCACGATTGTGCAGTTCCTAAGCCTGAAAAAGCAGAACGCCCACATGTAAAGGATGCTATTGGAAAAGCATTCAAAAAACAGAAACGCCTCTTTACAAAGATAGCTGTCATTTACCTGACAATGACAACACTTGTCTTTGCTTTAAGGGAAAGAGGTCTCTTTGAGATGTTCAGCGTCCTCCCACTTGCCGATATCTTTGGCATACCGCCGGAGAGCATAATCCCCCTTACAACATATGTTGCAAGTCCTATCCTCGGAGTATCACTGCTTGGACCTATGATAAGTGATGGAGGAATATCCCACCTGCAGGCAATGATAGTGCTTATGCTCGGAAGCATGTTCATGCTACCCATATTCAGTGTCAGGGCAATAATTCCACGTTACGTATCGATTTTCGGACCAAAGATCGGATTGAGGATAGTGGCATTTTCGACCGGAATGAGCATGCTTGTAAGATTCATACTTTTGATCGTATTGTTATCCATAGCAAGAATATGA
- a CDS encoding F420H2 dehydrogenase subunit FpoO — protein sequence MADCDLCGVAIPTVCPVKVFAPKFENSYPEGVWKGLCGGCLENAKKAFDDATESKAVGTFGKCDLCGTEGQLQDVEINIPSFSRGYEIERKKICMKCLEQSSEAYENKDELLGEHH from the coding sequence ATGGCAGATTGTGATCTTTGCGGAGTAGCAATTCCAACCGTATGCCCGGTAAAGGTTTTCGCACCAAAGTTCGAGAACTCCTATCCTGAAGGTGTATGGAAAGGTCTTTGTGGAGGCTGTCTTGAGAATGCCAAAAAGGCATTTGACGACGCTACCGAAAGCAAAGCTGTAGGGACATTTGGAAAATGCGACCTTTGCGGCACAGAAGGGCAGTTGCAGGATGTTGAGATAAACATCCCCTCCTTCTCAAGAGGTTATGAGATCGAGAGGAAAAAGATCTGCATGAAATGCCTTGAGCAAAGCAGTGAAGCTTATGAAAATAAGGATGAACTGTTAGGTGAACATCACTAA
- the fpoN gene encoding F(420)H(2) dehydrogenase subunit N codes for MVNLMLLAPEITLLVTGLTVLLLGLFLSAHSKKILGYIATLGCLIAFALTLNSFGTTAVMFSNSLSIDALSQFFKLVFLTVATLVSIASIKYTDGNDHADEYYVLMLFATIGMMMVASANDLMVLFVAFELASLATYALAGFEKKNPASTEAAMKYFMIGSLSAALLLLGIGYVYGATGTTNIPEVAQNIGLLASSPMGILSLVLLIAGFGFKIALVPFHMWAPDTYQGAPSLVSALLAAGSKKMGFVAAFKVFITGLIALQADWQMAFAILAVITMTYGNIVALSQTSVKRMLAYSSLAQAGYISIAFVVMTPMALTGGILYALSHGFMKAGAFIATAAVVYMATSENKDILKADHLDSFKGLGKRMPITALCLTIFVMALAGIPPTAGFMSKFVLFSSTIESGLVWLAVIAILNSALSLYYYARVVRYMYAMPAEGDKVSEPAPYVVALLLAVVGVLAIGIWPEPFVNMAMEAAKVLIPGGI; via the coding sequence ATGGTAAACCTAATGTTACTCGCACCTGAAATAACGCTCCTGGTAACAGGACTTACTGTATTGCTGTTAGGATTATTCCTTTCAGCTCACTCTAAGAAAATACTCGGATACATAGCAACACTTGGCTGTCTAATTGCCTTTGCGCTGACACTCAACAGCTTTGGCACCACTGCGGTCATGTTCTCGAACTCACTGAGCATTGATGCACTATCACAGTTCTTCAAGCTCGTGTTCCTTACCGTTGCGACACTTGTGTCCATAGCATCCATTAAATACACTGATGGCAACGACCATGCTGATGAGTACTATGTACTCATGCTCTTCGCAACCATCGGTATGATGATGGTAGCATCAGCAAATGATCTCATGGTTCTCTTCGTAGCATTCGAACTCGCAAGTCTTGCAACATACGCTCTTGCAGGTTTCGAGAAGAAGAACCCTGCATCAACCGAAGCCGCAATGAAGTACTTCATGATCGGATCCCTTTCAGCTGCTCTGCTGCTGCTCGGTATCGGATATGTTTACGGTGCAACAGGAACAACTAACATTCCTGAAGTTGCCCAGAACATCGGTCTTCTGGCAAGCAGTCCAATGGGAATCCTTTCCCTGGTGCTGCTCATCGCAGGTTTTGGTTTCAAGATCGCTCTTGTACCATTCCACATGTGGGCACCTGATACATATCAGGGTGCACCTTCCTTGGTATCTGCACTTCTGGCAGCTGGTTCCAAGAAGATGGGTTTTGTTGCAGCTTTCAAGGTCTTTATCACAGGTCTGATCGCCCTTCAGGCAGACTGGCAGATGGCATTTGCTATCCTTGCAGTTATCACAATGACCTACGGTAACATCGTGGCTTTGTCCCAGACCAGTGTAAAGCGCATGCTTGCATACTCATCCCTTGCTCAGGCAGGATACATTTCAATTGCATTTGTGGTCATGACCCCAATGGCATTGACCGGTGGTATACTCTATGCGCTCTCACACGGCTTCATGAAAGCAGGAGCTTTTATTGCAACAGCTGCTGTGGTTTACATGGCAACATCGGAGAACAAGGATATACTGAAAGCTGATCATCTTGACAGCTTCAAGGGTCTTGGCAAGAGGATGCCTATAACTGCACTCTGCCTGACCATCTTTGTAATGGCACTGGCCGGTATCCCACCAACAGCAGGTTTCATGAGCAAATTTGTATTGTTCTCATCAACCATTGAATCCGGTCTTGTCTGGCTTGCAGTGATCGCTATCCTTAACAGCGCACTTTCACTGTACTACTACGCAAGAGTTGTCAGATACATGTATGCTATGCCGGCAGAGGGTGACAAGGTATCAGAACCTGCGCCATATGTAGTTGCACTTCTCCTTGCTGTTGTAGGTGTACTGGCAATAGGTATCTGGCCGGAACCATTTGTGAACATGGCAATGGAAGCCGCAAAAGTTTTGATCCCAGGAGGAATTTAA
- the fpoM gene encoding F(420)H(2) dehydrogenase subunit M, producing the protein MLPILSLIVLIPILFSAVTFLTKTKEQARISALVGTLITLVLTLYMYFSFDSTNAAMQFEEMANWIPSLGINYHLGVDGVSMPLILLNAIVIPLLIIYTWDDVRSAPNRFYGLMLAMQGAVIGVFVSLDFFVFYIFWELTLVPLFFMVNIWGGSNKKHAGIKFFIYTHVASLVMLLGIFGLYFNAWALTGSPNMGIDHLITQFQFFESGILRDAIFLALLFGFIVKLPVVPFHSWLPDAYSEAPTAGSVLFILLKIGGYGLFRVMLPMLPFTATPSLMITIMGALGAVSILYGAFLALAQKDLKRMIAYSSISHMGYVTLGCAGLVSLSVSGAMFQQFSHGLIMSILFMSCGVIQTATGTRIINELGGLAQKMPKLTVIMVLGFMASLGLPGLTGFIAEFLVLTFSFINVPIYVIIALLAIVITAAYHLWALQRAMFGTFNEKLGEIVDISSYQTLSMGIIALLVLYFGINPSPVLDMMITNSEKIVSLMAVMGV; encoded by the coding sequence ATGTTACCAATATTATCTTTGATCGTGCTGATACCAATTTTGTTCTCAGCCGTGACATTCTTAACAAAAACAAAGGAACAGGCAAGGATATCCGCTTTAGTGGGTACTCTCATCACGCTGGTCCTGACCCTCTACATGTATTTCTCATTCGACAGTACGAACGCAGCTATGCAGTTCGAGGAAATGGCAAACTGGATCCCATCCCTGGGTATCAACTATCACCTTGGTGTTGATGGCGTTTCCATGCCTCTTATACTGCTCAATGCTATAGTGATCCCACTGTTGATCATTTATACATGGGATGATGTCAGATCAGCTCCTAACAGATTCTATGGTCTGATGCTTGCAATGCAGGGAGCAGTCATTGGTGTTTTCGTATCACTTGACTTCTTCGTATTCTACATCTTCTGGGAACTTACCCTCGTACCATTGTTCTTCATGGTGAATATCTGGGGTGGCTCCAACAAGAAGCATGCAGGTATCAAATTCTTCATCTATACTCACGTTGCATCCCTTGTGATGCTTTTGGGTATCTTTGGACTGTACTTCAACGCATGGGCACTTACCGGTTCTCCGAACATGGGCATCGATCACCTGATCACCCAGTTCCAGTTCTTTGAATCCGGAATTCTCAGAGATGCAATATTCCTTGCATTGCTCTTTGGATTCATTGTAAAGCTTCCTGTAGTTCCATTCCACTCCTGGTTGCCGGATGCATATTCCGAGGCACCAACCGCTGGCAGTGTGCTTTTCATACTGCTCAAGATCGGTGGATACGGACTGTTCAGGGTAATGCTTCCAATGTTACCATTCACAGCAACTCCAAGTCTTATGATCACGATCATGGGAGCTCTTGGTGCAGTGAGCATCCTTTACGGTGCATTCCTTGCACTTGCACAGAAGGACCTGAAGAGAATGATCGCATACTCCAGTATCAGTCACATGGGATACGTTACCCTTGGTTGCGCTGGTCTTGTGAGCCTCTCAGTATCCGGTGCAATGTTCCAGCAGTTCTCACACGGCTTGATCATGAGCATTTTGTTCATGTCATGCGGAGTGATCCAGACTGCAACAGGTACAAGGATCATCAACGAACTTGGTGGCCTGGCACAGAAGATGCCAAAGCTCACAGTGATAATGGTACTCGGTTTCATGGCATCACTTGGACTGCCTGGCCTTACCGGTTTCATTGCAGAGTTCCTTGTGCTGACATTCAGTTTCATTAATGTGCCGATCTATGTGATCATTGCACTGCTGGCTATCGTGATCACAGCAGCATATCACCTCTGGGCATTGCAAAGGGCAATGTTTGGTACTTTCAATGAGAAGCTTGGTGAGATCGTGGACATTTCGTCCTACCAGACACTGTCCATGGGAATAATCGCCCTGCTTGTACTGTACTTTGGAATAAACCCAAGTCCGGTGCTGGATATGATGATAACGAATTCAGAAAAGATCGTCAGCCTTATGGCTGTAATGGGGGTGTGA
- the fpoL gene encoding F420H2 dehydrogenase subunit FpoL, with product MAMENLAFLIPLLPALAFVVTFFLGKKLPSGGAIIPIVAIAISCIISLAITIGLLQNPENVVIQSVHWFAILNLGILIDPLAAVMLSMVSFVSLLIHIYAVGYMSHDPAKPRYFAETALFTAAMLGLILSDNILQLFICWELVGLSSYLLIGFWFHKPGAASAAKKAFLTTRVGDVMFLAGIVLLFSDIFTVFNGNLPEGVYVLQFNEMFKLIPDLVAINSTILGMEVSHLTLVTLLFFGGAVGKSGQFPLHVWLPDAMEGPTTVSALIHAATMVTAGVYLVARTFPMFLAAPDSLIIVAYLGAFTALFAATMGIVMNDLKRVLAYSTISQLGYMVLGLGLGAVIGAEAVGVSMFHLINHAFFKALLFLCAGSVIHAVGTHDMRQLGGVGKIMPITFATMTAAALALAGFGIPGTKLGFSGFLSKDPIIEGAYLFAESTGNWLPYLFAISAAFLTSLYIFRLIFMTFTGKPRTNYGGHESPSSMTVPLAILAVLAVVFGALTRTSFYHFIEENFAHMDIEALAELGGYHLAHHGAEPLLVLWMPLIVAVAGLVIAYLIYNRRVVDMSRIVSRNNPVYKLLYNRYYQHQIFVEIFSIKIIYEGLALAGFYSDKMLDWLVNGTSTVLIEAGDSLRKFQTGVIQHYAAAVVAGVGLLVVLIKLVMEVF from the coding sequence CGTGGCAATAGCCATTTCATGTATAATATCACTGGCTATCACAATTGGATTGTTGCAGAACCCTGAGAATGTCGTTATTCAGTCAGTTCACTGGTTCGCAATACTCAATCTCGGAATACTGATCGATCCGCTTGCAGCGGTAATGCTTTCAATGGTCAGTTTTGTGAGCCTGCTTATTCACATCTATGCTGTGGGTTACATGTCACACGACCCCGCTAAGCCAAGGTACTTTGCAGAGACCGCTCTCTTTACAGCAGCTATGCTTGGTCTGATCCTTTCAGACAACATTCTTCAGCTGTTCATTTGCTGGGAGCTTGTAGGTCTTAGCTCATATCTGCTTATTGGATTCTGGTTCCATAAACCTGGAGCAGCTTCCGCAGCAAAGAAGGCATTCCTGACCACCAGGGTCGGAGATGTTATGTTCCTTGCAGGTATCGTCCTGCTCTTTTCAGACATATTCACAGTATTCAATGGAAATCTTCCGGAAGGCGTATATGTCCTTCAGTTCAACGAAATGTTCAAACTGATCCCTGACCTCGTTGCTATCAATTCAACGATACTGGGTATGGAAGTAAGTCATCTGACACTTGTTACCTTGTTGTTCTTCGGTGGTGCAGTTGGTAAGTCAGGTCAGTTCCCGCTTCATGTGTGGCTGCCTGATGCAATGGAAGGTCCAACGACCGTTTCAGCTCTTATCCACGCAGCAACAATGGTTACAGCTGGTGTCTATCTTGTAGCACGTACCTTCCCAATGTTCCTTGCAGCGCCTGATTCATTGATCATCGTTGCATATCTTGGTGCTTTCACTGCACTGTTCGCAGCGACAATGGGTATCGTAATGAACGATTTGAAGAGAGTACTTGCTTATTCAACCATCAGTCAGCTTGGATACATGGTCCTTGGTCTTGGTCTTGGTGCAGTGATCGGTGCAGAGGCAGTTGGAGTTTCAATGTTCCACCTCATCAACCATGCATTCTTCAAGGCATTGCTCTTCCTCTGTGCAGGAAGCGTCATCCACGCTGTAGGTACACATGACATGAGACAGCTCGGCGGTGTAGGTAAAATAATGCCTATCACGTTTGCCACAATGACAGCTGCAGCACTTGCACTGGCAGGTTTCGGTATTCCTGGTACAAAACTTGGTTTCAGCGGTTTCCTCAGTAAGGATCCGATAATCGAGGGTGCATACCTTTTCGCAGAATCTACCGGAAACTGGTTACCATATCTGTTCGCTATCTCAGCAGCATTCCTTACATCCCTGTATATCTTCAGGTTGATCTTCATGACCTTTACAGGGAAACCAAGGACAAATTATGGTGGACACGAGTCTCCTTCATCCATGACAGTGCCTCTGGCTATCCTTGCTGTGCTCGCAGTGGTATTCGGTGCATTGACAAGGACTTCGTTCTATCACTTCATCGAAGAGAACTTTGCACACATGGACATCGAAGCACTTGCAGAGCTTGGCGGATACCATCTCGCACACCATGGAGCTGAACCACTTCTTGTCCTCTGGATGCCTCTGATCGTAGCGGTCGCAGGTCTTGTAATTGCTTACCTGATCTACAACAGGAGAGTAGTTGACATGAGCAGAATTGTTTCAAGGAACAACCCTGTTTACAAATTGCTCTACAACAGGTACTATCAGCACCAGATCTTTGTTGAGATCTTCTCTATAAAGATAATCTATGAGGGCTTAGCACTCGCAGGTTTCTATTCAGACAAGATGCTGGATTGGCTTGTCAACGGTACCAGTACCGTGCTTATTGAGGCAGGTGACTCCCTGAGGAAATTCCAGACAGGTGTCATACAGCACTATGCAGCAGCAGTTGTTGCAGGTGTAGGACTACTGGTCGTTCTGATCAAGTTGGTCATGGAGGTCTTCTAA